GGGTAAAAAGGATTTTCCGGAACTCGAAGCCTTTGAGAGGGGCTCAGTGATTTCGATGCTTGTTGGGGGTGCAGACTTGCAGCAAAGCATTACGACTCTGAACGAAATGAAGCATAGGACATGGCATCATGTGGTTGGAATCTATGGTGATAAAACTTTGAATATCTATCTTGATGGAGAAATGATTGCTAATTTACCTTCAGCAGCTGATGACTTCTCCAGCACCAACGAGGAGGATTTGCGGATTGGCTGTGCGAAAAATAAACCGCAGTACGCATTTGAAGGCGGTTCCATCGATGAAGTCGCGATATGGAGTCGTGCGCTCAGTGAAGATGAAGTCAGAACCGTAATGCGGGGTCCCTTGCTTGCAGTCTCACCGAAAGGTAAAGTCACTACGACGTGGGGCGATATTAAGCGAAAGGGGTTTTAGATGTCTGAATCGCGGGGACTTGGTATAAATTTATGACAACACTTTGGCTAATTATCCAGCGAGAATTTGTCTCAAATGTATTGACCTCCCGATTCATGATCGGTTTTATTGTCTGCTTGATCTCGACCACTGCTGCCGTTTTTGTTCAGGTTGCGGATTACGAAAAGCGGTTATCGGCATACTACACTGCCGTTCAGGAATATCAGGACGAGACGCGAACATGGGATCTCTACAGCCAAATTAATCCTAAAGCACACAGAAAGCCGAATCCGCTTAGCATCTTTAACGTCGGAACGGAAAAGTCCGGTGCGGATATGGTAAGTATTGAACTCGCAACACCTATTTGGGAAAGAGAAGCACAAAAACAGGGGTCAGATAATCCTTTTCTCTCAATTTTCCTTTCTGTTGATGTTATCTTCGTCTTCAAAATTGTGCTGAGTGCTTTGGCGATCTTGTTCGCCTACAATACGATTTCGGGGGAGCGGGAGGACGGCACGCTAAAACTGGTGTTATCCAATCCGGTTCCGCGGGATGCGCTTGTGCTTGGGAAATACCTTGGCGGCATGTTGTCTCTATTTCCCATTGTGGTGATAAGTTTCACTGTCGGCATCATTATTGCTTATGCCTCTCCCGCTACTGATTTTGATGTTGGGGATCTGCTACGCCTTGTTATGGTCCTTATTGTTTCGCTGTTGTATGTGTCAATCTGTTATCTTTTAGGCATGCTCTTATCCGTATGGACAAAGGAGGCAGCAACTACGTTGATACTTTCAATGTTTATCTGGGGCATTTTGACAATCGTTCATTCAAACGTGGCAGCGTTTGCGGTCGCGAAGTTCCCGCTGTATAAATCTCAACCTGAAAAAGAGGCTCGGCAACAAATTGAAAAAATATGGGAAGATTTCAAGAAAGAACGGGCTGCCCATGTCCTCAAAATGATCGGACATGCCCACCCAATTAGTGCGATTTCCTATGAAGGAGAAATCTCAGTCGGGTTAAACTCAAGTTCTCCGGGGGAACTCGGATTTGAAGAGTTCTACGCGCTTAAACCGATTCACAAGATGGACACCACCAAATTTCAGGAGGTATTAGGTTATCAAGAGCCGCTTCGCGTGCGCTATGCCAATAAAGCCGAAGAGATCCTCAAACGGCGAGAAGAGGTTGGCGAAAGAAATAGGCAATTTGCCAGAGATGTTTCTCGGGTATCTTTCGCGGATGCGTACCGTTTTGCTGTCGGTGCAATAAGTGGCACGGATAGGGAGAACTATAACGACTTTATAAATCAAACAAGGCGTTATAAACGTCAAGTTGTTGACTACCTCATCGGTAAAGACGTATTTTCTGCACGCGCCTGGTTTTCGAGCGATAAGGGAACAGCAGAATTCACCGATCTACCCGTTTTTCAGCACCAACATAACGCGCTTTCGGAGTGTCTCTCGCGTGCGTTAGCGGATATTTTTATCTTGTTAGCGTGGAATATCATCTTATTCATGGGCGGATACCTGTCTTTCCTACGATACGATATGAGTTGAAAAGGAGAGTTGTCAGTGGCCAGTTAACAGTTATCAGTCACAAGAGGTTTCTGGTAACAATTCCCCTCCTTCTGAAATATTCCAAGGTGGAAAGATTGTTAGAAACGCATCTTAACTGAAAACTGACAACTATTAACCGATAACTATTAAAATGATTTGGCATATTGCGAAGAAAGAGATACATCACAACCTCATGACGCTGCGGTTCGTCTTGATGATAATCCTTCTACCTGTACTGATGGTAGCGAACGCGCTCATATACGGCTTCGGTGATAGCGGCTATAGAGAAGAAGTCGATGCGTATAACAATGCCATGGAAAGAAGATTATCTCGTGTCAAGGACGATACCGAAAAGAGTTTAGGGCAACTCGCAATGCGCGGTCCCGGTGAGATTTACAAGCGTCCGAGTCGTTTCAAATTCTGTGCTGATGGGGCTGATGAACTCATCCCGAACGCTATTCCGTTAGCAGAACGCTCAGGAGGCAGTCGTGGAGGAAATGATATAGTAGAAGCCTACAGGTGGAGAGAAGTGTGGACCCTTGAATATCTCCCTTCAAATCATGGTAGTGATGCAACCGCGCTCATCAAAATTGACTGGGTATTCATCGGTATATTTATGAGTTTTTTTGTGATTCTGTTCACTTTTGATGCCATTGCTGGGGAACGCTTGCATGGAACACTGAGTCTCATGATGTCAAACCAAATCTCCCGAGGACAGATGTTATTGGCGAAATATCTGGGCGCGTTTTTTACCCTCATGCTGCCGCTTGCAATCGGTATCCTGATGAACCTATCGATTATCTATCTTTCGGGGAATATCCCATTCGACTTAGATGATTGGTTTAGAATTTTGGGGATGGTCGGGCTTTTCGCGTTGCACATCTCTATTTTTCTTTTTTTGGGACTGTTCTTCTCAAGTCGAGTATCAAACGCCATCACCAGTTTAGTGTGGTTGCTATTAACTTGGGTATGCTTAGCGTTCATCTTTCCGAGCCTGATTGGACTCTTCGTTGGTACGCTTGACCCGATTCCATCAATAGAAATAGTCTCCTCACGAAAACGTGCGCAATTGGTGAACATTGAGGACGAATTTCGCCCAATGGAATTATTGGAGACAACGAAGTTAAGCGAAGCACCCTCACCTGACAATCCATCAGCGACGCGCCGATGGGCAACGTATTTCAGGAGAAGGTACGAAACAAAAACACACATCACCGATGAACATGTAGACCAGCAATTGAGGCAGGTAAAACTTGCCCGCGAACTCACCCAAATCTCTCCAATAGTCTGCTTCCAATATGCAATGGAAGGGCTTGCAAACACTGGGATTGTTAGTTATATGGATTTTGTTAAACAGGTTCGCCGTTACAGACAAACCTTTATAGATTTCATCAAAACAGAGGATGAAAGTGATCCGGACAGTCTCCATATCTATCCTGTGCGGGAAGGTTTGTCTCAGAAACCGGTAGACTCGAATGCTGTACCAAGGTTTGAAGAGCGGATCTCGTATCAAAACGTGATTTTTCCTGTCGGCCTGTTAATCCTTTTTAATATCTTGTTCTTTACTGCAGCGCAGCTGTCCTTCCTGAAATGTGATCTCAAGTGAGAACTTTTTTTCACTGTTTCCGTCAAATCCGTTATCATTTTGCAACTGATGTAGTGGTACGTGGTTAAGGATATTTTCGTTAGTTCCAAAACATGATTTGACCAAAATCCTCTTATCTTTCGCACAGAAACATCTCAAAAACCTCCACTCGCGCTCCCCACAGCCATGCCATGATGGAAATATCCGATGCTGCTTTTCGTCCAGAGAGAAGAAAAAAGCCGTCAACTGGTGTAGTCAACGGCTTTCTTTTATGATGTATAAGAGCGAGGTTATTCGTTGGGTTACTCTTGTGGTCGCTATCTTCGGTGTGAAAGCCCAATCCTTCAGGTTTGGAATGAAAACGCCATTCCGATTCCACTCGGCAGATATAGCGGCTGCCTCAAACGAGACAGATGGAATTCGCTACCAAATGGCGTGCTGAAAACGCCATTCCGATTCCACTCGGCAGATATAGCGACTGCCTCAATGAGACAGGTGGAATTCGCTACCAAATGGCGCTCTTGAAAATGCCATTCCGATTCCACTCGGCAGATATAGCGACTGTCTCAAACGAGACAGATGAAATTCGCTACCAAATGGCATTCCAAGTATTATATAATTTTTCGTGTTTTTTGTCAAATTTATTTTTTTTCAAGTCCAAAACGACTAATTCCGAAGTTTAATTGAATAAATTAGAGAAAAATCTGTTTAATAATAAAGGATTGAGTGAAAATCAGCTTTCAAACAGAACGGCGAAAAGCACTTCATCTTGAATACTCGGTATATACTTATGACAACACTTTGGCTTGTTATTCAACGAGAATTCATTTCAAATGTATTGACTTCCCGATTCATAATCGGTTTTCTCATCTGCCTCATATCAACCGCTGCCGCAGTTTTCGTTCAGGTTGAAGATTATGAGAAACGCTTAGCAGCATATCACACCGCCGTTCAGGAACATCAAGAAACAGCCCAGACATGGGACCTCTACAGCCAAATTAATCCCAAGGCACACAGAAAACCCAATCCGCTGAGTATCTTCAACGTCGGCATGGAAAAATCGGGTGCCGATATGGTGAGTATTCAACTCGCAACACCTATCTGGGAGAAAGAGGCACAGAAACAGGGATCTGATAACCCGTTTCTCTCCATTCTCCTTGCAATTGATGCTATCTTTGTCTTCAAAATCATCCTCAGTGCCTTGGCGATCCTTTTCGCTTACAATACGATTTCAGGGGAACACGAGGATGGCACCCTAAAGTTAGTGTTATCCAATCCGATTCCCAGAGATACACTCGTGGTTGGAAAATACCTCGGCGGCATGTTATCTCTGTTTCCAATGGTGGTTATCAGCTTTATCATCGGAATCCTTATCGCTTACGCTTCTCCTGCGACTAATTTCGATAGTGCTGATCTGTTTCGGCTCGTTGCCGTGCTCATCCTTTCCCTATTGTACGTGTCAACGTGTTACCTTTTAGGAATGCTTCTATCCGTATGGACAAAGGAAGCAACCACCACGCTCATCCTTTCAATGTTCATTTGGGGAATCCTAACAATCCTACATTCCAATATATCAACCTTCGCAGTCATGAAATTCCCGCCCTATCAACCACAAGCTGAAAAGGAGATGCTGCAGCATATTCAGCAGAGATGGGAAGATTTCAGGGAAGAACGGGATGCTTACATCCTCAAGAAGTGGGGATACGAACATCCAGCTAGCGCGGTTTCTCCGATAAGCGATGGGAATTTTTTAGTAGCGATGTACACGAGTTCACCAGAGGAAATCGGGTATAGTGAGTTCTATTATATCCAACAGATCCACATCGTGGATGTCTCCAAATTTCAGGAAGTATTGGGCTACCAAGAACCCCTACGTATCGACTACGCAAATCAAGCAGAGGCACTCCTCAGACAGAGAGAACAGATTGAAGAAAGAAACAAACAGTTCGCGAAAGATATTTCCCGATTTTCTTTCGCAGACGCATACCGATTTGCCGTTGGCGCGATAACCGATACAGACACAGAAAGTTACCAAGATTTTATTAGACAGGCAAGGAGCTATAAACGTCAAGTTGTCGACTATCTCACTGGTAAAAACGCTTTTTCCGCGAGAGCGTGGTTTTCCAGCGATCAAGGGGCAGCAGCGTTTAAAGATCTCCCTGTTTTTCAGAACCCACACACTTCTCTATTTCAGAGTTTTTTTCGTGCATCAAGCGATATCCTGATCCTGTTGGCGTGGAATGTCGTCCTGTTTATAGGGGTGTATGTGTCGTTCCTTCGATATGATATGAGTTGAGAAGGAGGGTTATCAGTTGTCAGTTAAGAGGCGTTTTGTAACAATCCTTCCACTTTGCAATATTTTAGGGCGAGGTGAATTGTTACCAGAAACCTCTTGTGACTGATAACTGTTAACTGACTACTGACAACCATTAAAAAAAATGATCTGGCATATTGCGAAAAAAGAGATATATCACAATCTCACAACGCTGCGGTTCGTCTTGATGATAATCCTTCTGCCCATCTTGATGATCGCCAATGCTCTCATATATGGCTTTGGGGATAATGGGTACACAGCGGAAATACGAGAGTATAACCGTAAAGTAGACCAAGGACGCTCTCATATTGAAAAATATGCTGCCCAGGGTTTAGGAGAGTTGGCGATGGTTGGTCCAGCAGAGATACCCAAGCGTCCGCCACAGTTGAAATTCTGTGCCGATGGTGCTGATGCCCGCATACCCCATTCTATCACGATCGCATATCGCGTAAATTGGGAACGGCCTGAATACGAGGACTTGGTTGAAAGCTACAGTTGGCGGGAGTTGTGGTCCTTAGAATATCTACCTTCAAATCATGGCGGGGACGCAACTACACTCATCAAAATTGACTGGGTATTCATCGGTGTCTTCATGAGTTTTTTTGTTATTTTATTTACTTTCGACGCCATCGCCGGGGAACGCGTTCGCGGAACACTCAGTCTCATGATGTCCAACTCAATCCCTCGTGGACAGGTATTATTCGCGAAATACTTAGGAACATTTTTCACGCTCACCATCCCTCTCCTGATTGGAGTCCTCATGAACCTTCTCATCATCTACCTGTCAGGGAACATCCCCTTTGATTCAGGCAGTTGGCTTCGGATTTTAGGAATGGTAGGACTCTTCGCGTTGCATATTTCTATTTTCATTTTTTTGGGGCTGTTTTTCTCAAGTCGCGTCTCAAATGCTATCACCAGTTTAGTGTGGTTATTGCTAACTTGGGTCTGTTTAGCATTTATTTTCCCGAGTCTACTCGGACTATTCGTCGGCACCCTCGATCCAATCCCATCAATAGAAAGAATATCCGCGAAAAAACGCTTGCAATTAGCGAACATAGATGATGAATTTCGCCCAGCAGAATTGGTGAAAGCAGCAAAACTCAGTGAAGCCCCTTCGGTTGACAATCCATCAGCAACGCGCCTATGGGCAACCTACTTCAGGGAAAGGTCTGAAGTGCAAACCCGCATAGCAGATGCGCGTGTAGATCAGCAATTGAGACAGGTGCAACTCACCCGCGAACTCGCCCAAATCTCTCCGACGGCGTGTTTCCAATACGCGATGGAAAGACTCGCGAATACCGGAATAGTCAGTTATATCAGTTTTGTTAAGCAAGTACGCCGCTATAGAAATACATTCATAGATTTCATCAAAACGGAGGATAAGAGTGATCCCCATAGTCTCCATATCTACCCCGTGAGAGAGGGCTTATCTCAGAAACCTGTGGATCCAGAGACCGTACCCGTATTTAAAGAACGCATCTTGCATCAAAACGCGATTTTTCCACTCGGACTGCTGATCCTTTTTAATATCCTGTTTTTTACTGCAGCACAACTGTCCTTTCTCAAATGCGATCTGAAATAAGACCTCTTTTTTTGACAGTTTTTGTTAAATCTGTTATTATCTTCGCAATTGATGTGATCGCACGCGGTTAAGAGTATTTTCACTGGTTCCGAAACCTTTTTATATTTGGCCAACCTCTCAAAAGGAGTTTATCATGAAAAGCGTTTTTGTAGTTTTCGCAGTGATGGGTATACTCATCAGTTTTGTGCCGTGTAGTAAAGCCAATCCGCCGGAAGGATTAGTGCTGCATCTGAGTTTTGATGAAAGTGCCATTCAAGGTGATACGGCAAAGGATTTGTCTGAAGAAGGCAACGATGGAACGATTAACGGTGATGCAAAGATGGTCGCCGGAAAGCACGGCGGCGCGTTGGAGTTTGATGGCAAGAGTGCCTTTGTTGAAGTGCCATTGGAAGATTCGATTACCTTTTCCACTGGCGATTCACTCACAGTCCAAGTGTGGGTAAAAACAGATGATGAGCCACCCAAGAACGACGGAATTGTTGGGAACTATCGTCCGGGTACTGATGCGGTTTGGATACTCTCCGTCAGCGGTGACGACCCAGCGGCACGTGGTAAGATGGGGTTTAGCGTCCGGGATAAGGGACGTGCGAATAGTGCTGGGATAAGGTCTCCGGATTTCCTGAACGATGACAAATGGCATGTCCTGGCGGGGGTCCGAGACCAGAAAGCAAAAAAGATCCGATTCTATGTGGATGGCAAGTTGATTGATGAAGTTGACGACAACACAAAGGACATCAACAGTGGACAGTCAATTTGGGTAGGAGAGCATCTGAATCGGTTTTACAAGGGATTGATTGATGAAGTGAAGGTGTGGAATCGTCCGTTGACCGCCGAGGAACTGAAACAGTCAGAACTGCAACCGTCTGATGTTGATGCTTCACGGAAGTTGGCAACGCTATGGGGCGCGCTCAAAACAGCGCACCGGTAGTGCTTTGTCAGGGATTCCGTTTGTAGTAGGGAAACCATTCATTGCCCGTCCTTGAACTGGGACGGGTGATAAATCACCCTACTACGAACGGGGTCCCGTGTTGTTGCGTGATTTATCGCACAATTGACTTTACTATAACTGTTGCCTAAGCTCTTAACTTGCTTAAATAACCTGAGTTTGATAAAAGATTTTGAATTTTGTAGGTTGGGTTGAATGGAGATCTACTAAAAATTACATAGAGCAGATGACTTTTGAGTTCATCAAGAAACCTGAAATCACCAAAAACCGAGTGAAACCCAACGTATTCTCACATCCACAGCGTTTCGGGTGTTGGGTTTCGCTATTTGTATCTACAAAAACGGGTCGTTGAAAATCGGCTACTTCTGTATCAACGGATGGGTTCTTGGTCTTTTACCGCTCAACCCAACCTACGGGAGTTTCAATCTTTATTTTCAAACTCACGTTAAATAAGCAAAGTAAGAGCTCAGGCAGCTGACTCCGTTTGGATGTTGAACTTCAAGTTATCGAAAAAACGCTCACCCCACCCGACTCGTCACCAACAGCAATATGCTGGTCACTTGGTGACCAAACGAGGCTTGTGACCCCCGCTGCCAGAGCGGCTTCATAAACCACCACAGAACTGATTCTGCCTCGCAATTGCCAGACATAGACCAGACCGTCGGCACCGCCTGATGCCAGCAGTTTTCCGCGATGTTGAAAACGCAGAACGCTGAGAAAATCCTGATGCCCGGAAAGCGTAATGGGTTTGGTATCGGCCGGGCCGCGACCGGAACAATCCCACACGATA
This region of Candidatus Poribacteria bacterium genomic DNA includes:
- a CDS encoding LamG domain-containing protein, with amino-acid sequence MEKLFDYTVLFSALMLIAADYAAADIADGLVVHFTFDSVKGKRILDESGNGLDAEVIKNTQFVKGKYGKAIRITGETEDCVNIPSSDALEISDEITMMAWVYHEDWTRRSFQWFDKGCYSKPNESYGMVAWGKKDFPELEAFERGSVISMLVGGADLQQSITTLNEMKHRTWHHVVGIYGDKTLNIYLDGEMIANLPSAADDFSSTNEEDLRIGCAKNKPQYAFEGGSIDEVAIWSRALSEDEVRTVMRGPLLAVSPKGKVTTTWGDIKRKGF
- a CDS encoding ABC transporter permease, whose protein sequence is MTTLWLIIQREFVSNVLTSRFMIGFIVCLISTTAAVFVQVADYEKRLSAYYTAVQEYQDETRTWDLYSQINPKAHRKPNPLSIFNVGTEKSGADMVSIELATPIWEREAQKQGSDNPFLSIFLSVDVIFVFKIVLSALAILFAYNTISGEREDGTLKLVLSNPVPRDALVLGKYLGGMLSLFPIVVISFTVGIIIAYASPATDFDVGDLLRLVMVLIVSLLYVSICYLLGMLLSVWTKEAATTLILSMFIWGILTIVHSNVAAFAVAKFPLYKSQPEKEARQQIEKIWEDFKKERAAHVLKMIGHAHPISAISYEGEISVGLNSSSPGELGFEEFYALKPIHKMDTTKFQEVLGYQEPLRVRYANKAEEILKRREEVGERNRQFARDVSRVSFADAYRFAVGAISGTDRENYNDFINQTRRYKRQVVDYLIGKDVFSARAWFSSDKGTAEFTDLPVFQHQHNALSECLSRALADIFILLAWNIILFMGGYLSFLRYDMS
- a CDS encoding ABC transporter permease subunit, which codes for MIWHIAKKEIHHNLMTLRFVLMIILLPVLMVANALIYGFGDSGYREEVDAYNNAMERRLSRVKDDTEKSLGQLAMRGPGEIYKRPSRFKFCADGADELIPNAIPLAERSGGSRGGNDIVEAYRWREVWTLEYLPSNHGSDATALIKIDWVFIGIFMSFFVILFTFDAIAGERLHGTLSLMMSNQISRGQMLLAKYLGAFFTLMLPLAIGILMNLSIIYLSGNIPFDLDDWFRILGMVGLFALHISIFLFLGLFFSSRVSNAITSLVWLLLTWVCLAFIFPSLIGLFVGTLDPIPSIEIVSSRKRAQLVNIEDEFRPMELLETTKLSEAPSPDNPSATRRWATYFRRRYETKTHITDEHVDQQLRQVKLARELTQISPIVCFQYAMEGLANTGIVSYMDFVKQVRRYRQTFIDFIKTEDESDPDSLHIYPVREGLSQKPVDSNAVPRFEERISYQNVIFPVGLLILFNILFFTAAQLSFLKCDLK
- a CDS encoding ABC transporter permease subunit codes for the protein MTTLWLVIQREFISNVLTSRFIIGFLICLISTAAAVFVQVEDYEKRLAAYHTAVQEHQETAQTWDLYSQINPKAHRKPNPLSIFNVGMEKSGADMVSIQLATPIWEKEAQKQGSDNPFLSILLAIDAIFVFKIILSALAILFAYNTISGEHEDGTLKLVLSNPIPRDTLVVGKYLGGMLSLFPMVVISFIIGILIAYASPATNFDSADLFRLVAVLILSLLYVSTCYLLGMLLSVWTKEATTTLILSMFIWGILTILHSNISTFAVMKFPPYQPQAEKEMLQHIQQRWEDFREERDAYILKKWGYEHPASAVSPISDGNFLVAMYTSSPEEIGYSEFYYIQQIHIVDVSKFQEVLGYQEPLRIDYANQAEALLRQREQIEERNKQFAKDISRFSFADAYRFAVGAITDTDTESYQDFIRQARSYKRQVVDYLTGKNAFSARAWFSSDQGAAAFKDLPVFQNPHTSLFQSFFRASSDILILLAWNVVLFIGVYVSFLRYDMS
- a CDS encoding ABC transporter permease subunit produces the protein MIWHIAKKEIYHNLTTLRFVLMIILLPILMIANALIYGFGDNGYTAEIREYNRKVDQGRSHIEKYAAQGLGELAMVGPAEIPKRPPQLKFCADGADARIPHSITIAYRVNWERPEYEDLVESYSWRELWSLEYLPSNHGGDATTLIKIDWVFIGVFMSFFVILFTFDAIAGERVRGTLSLMMSNSIPRGQVLFAKYLGTFFTLTIPLLIGVLMNLLIIYLSGNIPFDSGSWLRILGMVGLFALHISIFIFLGLFFSSRVSNAITSLVWLLLTWVCLAFIFPSLLGLFVGTLDPIPSIERISAKKRLQLANIDDEFRPAELVKAAKLSEAPSVDNPSATRLWATYFRERSEVQTRIADARVDQQLRQVQLTRELAQISPTACFQYAMERLANTGIVSYISFVKQVRRYRNTFIDFIKTEDKSDPHSLHIYPVREGLSQKPVDPETVPVFKERILHQNAIFPLGLLILFNILFFTAAQLSFLKCDLK
- a CDS encoding LamG domain-containing protein is translated as MKSVFVVFAVMGILISFVPCSKANPPEGLVLHLSFDESAIQGDTAKDLSEEGNDGTINGDAKMVAGKHGGALEFDGKSAFVEVPLEDSITFSTGDSLTVQVWVKTDDEPPKNDGIVGNYRPGTDAVWILSVSGDDPAARGKMGFSVRDKGRANSAGIRSPDFLNDDKWHVLAGVRDQKAKKIRFYVDGKLIDEVDDNTKDINSGQSIWVGEHLNRFYKGLIDEVKVWNRPLTAEELKQSELQPSDVDASRKLATLWGALKTAHR